From a region of the Bradyrhizobium sp. KBS0727 genome:
- the hisI gene encoding phosphoribosyl-AMP cyclohydrolase, translating to MSTSADPHDREEGLAFQPKFDASGLLTCVATDAATGEVLMVAHMNDEALRKTIASGEAWYYSRSRQALWRKGESSGHTQHVVEMRMDCDQDAIWIRVEQHGAACHTGRHSCFYRQIVAADGDTRLSFVDADRHFDPTKVYRK from the coding sequence GTGTCCACTTCTGCCGATCCGCATGACCGTGAGGAAGGGCTGGCGTTCCAGCCCAAGTTCGACGCGTCGGGTCTTCTGACCTGCGTGGCGACCGATGCGGCGACCGGCGAGGTGCTGATGGTCGCACACATGAACGACGAAGCGCTGCGCAAGACGATCGCGAGCGGCGAGGCCTGGTACTACAGCCGTTCGCGCCAGGCGCTGTGGCGCAAGGGCGAAAGCTCCGGACACACCCAGCACGTGGTCGAGATGCGGATGGATTGCGATCAGGACGCGATCTGGATTCGCGTCGAGCAGCACGGCGCCGCCTGCCACACCGGACGGCACTCCTGCTTCTATCGCCAGATTGTCGCAGCCGACGGCGACACACGGCTGTCATTTGTCGATGCCGACAGACATTTCGATCCAACGAAGGTCTATCGCAAATAG
- a CDS encoding APC family permease, with amino-acid sequence MAASETGSAALTGPLPGSGSTVSVLVAIAIVVADMIGVGVFTSLGFQVKDLPSGFSILLLWTVGGVVALCGVFSYSELGAMFPRSSGEYNFLGRAYHPAFGFVAGWVSATVGFAAPVALAAMAFGEYGKSVFPNAPPLALAIGVVWLVSLVQLTGVRHSSTFQLIATILKVLLIVGFLVSGFVIGTPQPVSFAPSSSDLTYIASAPFAISLVFVMYSFSGWNAATYIIGEVRQPERNVPRAMLTGTLIVMVLYIALNAVFLHTAPIGELAGQLDVARISGSHIFGEFGGRIVGAMICFGLISSISAMMWIGPRVMMTMGEDIPVLRLFAGRSAGGAPALAILFQLVVASLMLLTRSFEAVLDFIQFALLFCSFFTVLGVIKLRITRPDLPRPYRTWGYPVTPVVFLLMTGFMMYYLLTERPLQSALGILMMFSGLLIYAVFRQRAGDAVTSVPGRE; translated from the coding sequence ATGGCGGCATCAGAGACGGGAAGCGCGGCTTTGACCGGACCGCTCCCCGGAAGCGGCTCGACCGTTTCGGTCCTGGTAGCGATCGCGATCGTCGTCGCCGACATGATCGGCGTCGGCGTCTTCACCAGCCTCGGCTTTCAGGTCAAGGACCTTCCCTCCGGCTTTTCGATCCTGTTGCTGTGGACCGTCGGCGGCGTGGTCGCGCTATGCGGGGTGTTTTCCTACAGCGAACTTGGCGCGATGTTTCCGCGCTCGAGCGGCGAATACAATTTTCTCGGCCGGGCCTATCACCCGGCCTTCGGTTTTGTGGCCGGCTGGGTGTCGGCCACCGTCGGTTTCGCGGCGCCCGTGGCGCTCGCCGCGATGGCGTTCGGCGAATACGGCAAATCGGTATTTCCGAACGCGCCGCCGCTGGCGCTTGCCATCGGCGTGGTCTGGCTGGTGTCGCTGGTGCAGCTCACCGGCGTCCGGCACTCCTCGACCTTTCAGTTGATCGCGACCATCCTCAAGGTGTTGCTGATCGTAGGCTTCCTGGTGAGCGGATTTGTGATCGGCACGCCGCAGCCGGTCAGCTTCGCGCCGTCTTCGTCCGATTTAACGTATATCGCCAGCGCGCCGTTCGCGATCAGTCTCGTTTTCGTGATGTATTCATTCTCCGGCTGGAACGCCGCGACCTACATCATCGGCGAGGTGCGCCAGCCGGAGCGCAACGTGCCGCGCGCGATGCTCACGGGGACGTTGATCGTGATGGTGCTGTATATCGCGCTCAACGCCGTGTTTCTGCACACCGCGCCGATCGGAGAACTGGCGGGACAACTCGATGTTGCCCGCATTTCAGGCAGTCACATCTTCGGCGAGTTCGGCGGCCGTATCGTCGGCGCGATGATCTGCTTCGGGCTGATCTCCTCGATCAGCGCGATGATGTGGATCGGGCCGCGCGTGATGATGACGATGGGCGAGGACATTCCGGTATTGCGGCTGTTCGCCGGCAGGTCGGCCGGCGGCGCGCCGGCCTTGGCCATCCTGTTTCAGCTGGTGGTGGCGAGCCTGATGCTGTTGACGCGCAGCTTCGAGGCGGTGCTCGACTTCATCCAGTTCGCGCTGCTGTTCTGTTCGTTCTTCACCGTGCTCGGCGTCATCAAGCTGCGGATTACGCGGCCCGATCTGCCGCGGCCCTATCGCACCTGGGGATACCCGGTTACGCCAGTGGTTTTCCTGCTCATGACCGGCTTCATGATGTACTATCTGTTGACGGAGCGACCACTGCAGTCGGCCCTTGGCATTTTGATGATGTTTTCCGGACTTTTGATTTACGCTGTTTTCCGCCAGCGGGCAGGTGATGCCGTGACTTCAGTGCCGGGCCGTGAATGA
- a CDS encoding c-type cytochrome, whose protein sequence is MPLGPAQAQSPVQVPATERAPDTMAARVLACASCHGAEGEGTSDVYFPRLAGKPAGYLYNQLVAFRDGRRKYPPMNYLLEFLPDDYLKKIAEHFASLRPPFPPPAVPTVSKEVLARGESIVTSGDPQRGVPACASCHGATFGGMEPAIPGLLGLRASYISAQLGGWRYGTRTAAAPDCMQIVAGLLTEDDVKAVAAYLSSRPAPTDPSFAKQGSLPMPLSCGSEPN, encoded by the coding sequence ATTCCGCTCGGCCCAGCGCAGGCGCAATCCCCAGTACAGGTCCCGGCCACCGAGCGTGCGCCCGACACCATGGCCGCGCGCGTGCTCGCCTGCGCGTCGTGTCACGGCGCCGAGGGCGAGGGCACCAGCGACGTGTATTTCCCGCGGTTGGCGGGCAAGCCCGCGGGCTATCTCTACAACCAGCTGGTGGCGTTCCGGGACGGGCGGCGCAAATACCCGCCGATGAACTATCTGCTGGAATTTCTGCCCGACGATTATCTCAAGAAGATCGCCGAGCATTTTGCCTCGCTGCGGCCGCCGTTTCCGCCGCCTGCCGTTCCCACCGTCAGCAAGGAAGTCCTGGCGCGCGGCGAATCGATCGTGACAAGCGGCGATCCGCAGCGCGGCGTGCCCGCCTGTGCGAGTTGCCACGGCGCGACCTTCGGCGGGATGGAGCCGGCCATACCGGGTCTGCTCGGCCTGCGCGCCAGCTACATCAGTGCGCAGCTCGGCGGCTGGCGCTACGGCACGCGGACCGCAGCAGCGCCGGACTGCATGCAAATCGTCGCCGGCCTCCTGACCGAAGACGATGTCAAGGCGGTGGCTGCGTATCTGTCATCGCGCCCGGCGCCGACGGACCCGTCGTTCGCCAAGCAAGGCAGCCTGCCGATGCCGCTGTCGTGCGGCAGCGAGCCGAACTAG
- the folE gene encoding GTP cyclohydrolase I FolE, translated as MDALIKSLRPGKGSEIKAPDVAPETRPAELDPSEFLAAAVRADQPRPSRAEAEQAVHTLLSYIGENPRREGLLDTPRRVVEAYDELYQGYHQCPAEVLDRTFGETAGYDDFVLIRDIEFTSQCEHHMMPFYGKAHIAYTPVERVVGLSKLARLTDIFARRLQTQEHLTAQIAAAVDEILKPRGVAVVIEAEHTCMSVRGVAKHGATTFTSRYTGMFRDNPAEQARFLSMVRGLR; from the coding sequence ATGGACGCGCTGATCAAATCCCTCCGCCCCGGCAAGGGTTCCGAAATCAAGGCGCCCGATGTGGCGCCGGAAACCCGCCCCGCCGAGCTCGATCCTTCCGAATTCCTGGCCGCCGCCGTCCGCGCCGACCAGCCGCGACCGTCGCGTGCCGAGGCCGAACAGGCCGTGCACACGCTGCTGAGCTATATCGGCGAGAATCCCCGACGCGAGGGGTTGCTGGATACCCCGCGCCGGGTGGTCGAGGCCTACGACGAGCTCTATCAGGGCTACCACCAGTGCCCGGCCGAAGTGCTCGACCGCACCTTTGGCGAGACCGCGGGCTATGACGATTTCGTCCTGATCCGCGATATCGAATTCACCTCGCAATGCGAGCATCACATGATGCCGTTCTACGGCAAGGCGCATATCGCCTATACGCCGGTCGAACGGGTGGTGGGCTTGTCGAAACTGGCGCGGCTGACCGACATCTTCGCGCGGCGCCTGCAGACCCAGGAACATCTCACCGCGCAGATCGCGGCCGCGGTCGACGAAATTCTCAAGCCGCGCGGCGTTGCGGTCGTGATCGAGGCGGAGCATACCTGCATGTCGGTGCGCGGCGTTGCCAAGCACGGTGCGACGACGTTCACCAGCCGCTATACCGGCATGTTCCGCGACAATCCGGCGGAGCAGGCCCGTTTCCTGTCCATGGTGCGAGGGCTGCGCTGA
- the yidD gene encoding membrane protein insertion efficiency factor YidD has translation MRRLPRNAGRALIWIYRHTLSPLVGYNCRHLPTCSVYGDEAIERFGLWGGGWMTLARILRCQPWGTSGIDNVPQTRPPNARWYLPWRYGRWRGVNS, from the coding sequence ATGCGGCGGCTGCCGCGCAACGCCGGGCGCGCGCTGATCTGGATCTACCGGCATACGCTGTCGCCGCTGGTCGGCTACAACTGCCGGCACCTGCCGACATGTTCGGTCTACGGCGACGAGGCGATCGAACGTTTCGGATTATGGGGCGGCGGCTGGATGACGCTGGCGCGGATATTGCGCTGCCAGCCATGGGGAACCTCGGGCATCGATAACGTGCCGCAGACGAGACCGCCGAACGCACGGTGGTATCTGCCATGGCGCTACGGACGCTGGCGCGGCGTCAACTCCTGA
- a CDS encoding iron-sulfur cluster assembly scaffold protein — protein sequence MLNDIYNKRIIELAGNIPRLGRLPDPDASATAHSKLCGSTVKIDLKMDGPVVTDFAHDVKACALGQASSSIMASHVIGSTASELRELRETVRKMLKENGSPPQGKWADIGLLEPVRDYKARHASTMLTFDAVVDAIGQIEAKAKQPASA from the coding sequence ATGCTGAACGACATCTACAACAAGCGGATCATCGAATTGGCGGGCAATATCCCCCGTCTCGGCCGCCTCCCCGACCCCGACGCCAGCGCTACCGCCCATTCCAAGCTGTGCGGCTCGACCGTCAAGATCGACCTCAAGATGGACGGCCCCGTGGTCACCGATTTCGCCCACGACGTGAAGGCCTGCGCGCTCGGCCAGGCCTCCTCCTCGATCATGGCAAGCCATGTCATAGGCTCGACCGCGAGCGAGCTGCGCGAATTGCGCGAGACCGTGCGCAAGATGCTGAAGGAGAACGGCAGCCCCCCGCAAGGCAAATGGGCCGATATCGGCTTGCTCGAGCCGGTGCGCGACTACAAGGCGCGCCACGCCTCGACCATGCTGACCTTTGACGCCGTGGTCGACGCCATCGGCCAGATCGAAGCCAAGGCCAAGCAGCCGGCATCGGCGTAA